One window of Desulfitibacter sp. BRH_c19 genomic DNA carries:
- a CDS encoding stage IV sporulation protein A: protein MDNTTIFRDIAERTGGDIYLGVVGPVRTGKSTFIKKFMELMVIPNIENPNDRDRARDELPQSGAGKTIMTTEPKFIPADAVEVKIKDGLKMNVRVVDCVGYTVEGAKGYGDEDGPRMVRTPWFEDDIPFQEAAEFGTKKVIEDHSTMGLVVFTDGSISDIPRENYESAEERVIWELQSLNKPFIIILNSANPYSEETYNLANSLEEQYRSPVLPMDVSNLKEEDIMNILEEALYEFPVVEISIDLPLWIDELDEEHWLRVSYQESVNTATENVKKVRDIDNVIETLSIKENVSNVVLKDMNLGTGTAYIDVSADKQLYFKVLEEETGHSIHSEQELMKLMKELSIVKKDYDKIATGLNEVRNTGYGTVTPTLAEMILEEPELIKQGRGFGVKLKATAPSYHLIRANITTEITPLIGTEKQCEELIQYIVEEFEENPQKIWDTNIFGKSLYDLTREGIQGKLYRMPENAQEKLQETLERIVNDGSGGLICIII from the coding sequence GTGGATAATACGACTATCTTTCGTGACATAGCTGAACGTACAGGAGGTGATATTTATCTGGGTGTAGTTGGCCCTGTTCGCACAGGTAAATCCACCTTCATCAAAAAGTTTATGGAACTTATGGTCATACCTAATATTGAAAATCCTAATGATAGAGACCGTGCTAGAGATGAACTTCCACAAAGTGGTGCAGGTAAAACTATAATGACTACCGAACCAAAATTTATACCTGCAGATGCGGTAGAGGTAAAAATCAAAGATGGACTGAAGATGAATGTTAGGGTAGTAGATTGTGTTGGTTATACAGTAGAAGGAGCAAAGGGATACGGTGATGAAGACGGACCTAGAATGGTTAGAACACCATGGTTTGAAGATGATATTCCTTTTCAAGAAGCAGCTGAGTTTGGGACTAAAAAAGTAATCGAGGACCACTCAACTATGGGACTTGTGGTATTTACTGATGGCAGCATCTCAGATATTCCAAGAGAGAACTATGAGTCAGCAGAAGAAAGAGTTATATGGGAATTACAGAGTTTAAACAAACCTTTCATTATCATCTTAAACTCAGCTAACCCATACTCTGAAGAAACTTACAATCTTGCAAATTCTCTTGAGGAACAGTATAGATCACCAGTATTACCAATGGATGTTTCAAACTTAAAAGAAGAAGATATTATGAACATTTTAGAAGAGGCTCTCTATGAGTTCCCTGTTGTTGAAATTAGTATTGATCTACCTTTATGGATTGATGAATTGGACGAAGAGCACTGGTTGAGAGTTTCGTATCAAGAAAGTGTAAACACAGCAACTGAAAATGTTAAGAAAGTAAGAGATATTGATAATGTCATAGAGACTCTTTCTATTAAAGAAAATGTTTCTAATGTTGTTCTAAAGGATATGAACCTTGGTACAGGTACAGCATACATTGATGTAAGTGCTGATAAACAACTCTACTTTAAAGTATTAGAAGAAGAAACTGGACATTCAATTCATAGTGAACAGGAATTAATGAAACTGATGAAGGAGTTATCCATAGTTAAAAAGGATTATGATAAAATTGCAACCGGCCTAAATGAAGTTAGAAACACAGGTTATGGCACAGTTACTCCTACCCTTGCTGAAATGATACTAGAAGAACCAGAGTTAATAAAACAGGGAAGAGGTTTTGGAGTAAAATTAAAGGCAACCGCACCATCTTATCATTTAATACGGGCTAATATTACTACTGAAATCACACCTCTTATTGGCACAGAAAAACAGTGTGAAGAGCTTATTCAATATATAGTGGAAGAATTTGAGGAAAATCCACAAAAAATTTGGGACACAAATATCTTTGGTAAATCTCTCTATGACCTAACTCGAGAAGGAATTCAAGGAAAACTATACAGAATGCCAGAAAATGCACAAGAGAAACTTCAGGAAACATTAGAAAGAATAGTAAATGACGGTAGCGGGGGGCTCATTTGCATTATTATATAG
- a CDS encoding O-acetylhomoserine aminocarboxypropyltransferase (catalyzes the formation of L-methionine and acetate from O-acetyl-L-homoserine and methanethiol), producing the protein MNNKFNFNTRALHEGHVPDKDTLSRAVPIYQTTSYLFEDSDHAARLFSLEEPGNIYTRIMNPTTDVLEKRVASLEGGVGALAVSSGQAAITLAILNICEAGDHLVSSSSLYGGTFNLFAVTLKKIGINVTMVKPDVTEMASAITPQTKCLYIESIGNPKMDIPDIEALSKLAEEHNIPLIVDNTFATPYLCRPFEHGAHIIVHSATKFLGGHGTSIAGVIVDSGKFQWTKDKFPGLVDPDPSYHGVSYTEVCGPAAYIVKARVQLLRDIGCSLSPFNSFLLLQGIETLHLRMERHSENALAIARHLSTHPSVSWVNYPGLEAHPNYDHAQKYLPKGCGALMTFGIKGGLKEGKKFIDSLKLFSLLANIGDAKSLVIHPASTTHQQLTPEQRLASGVSDDLIRLSIGIEDIEDIRNDLDNALADSQK; encoded by the coding sequence ATGAACAACAAATTTAACTTTAACACCAGAGCACTTCATGAAGGACATGTTCCAGATAAAGACACTTTATCTAGGGCTGTTCCAATTTATCAAACCACAAGTTACTTATTTGAGGATAGTGATCATGCTGCACGACTATTCTCTTTAGAAGAGCCAGGAAACATCTATACAAGAATAATGAACCCTACTACTGATGTTCTCGAAAAAAGAGTAGCTTCTCTAGAAGGTGGAGTGGGAGCTTTAGCAGTATCTTCAGGACAAGCTGCCATTACTCTTGCAATCTTAAACATATGTGAAGCTGGGGATCATCTGGTATCATCTTCAAGCCTTTATGGAGGAACCTTTAATCTATTTGCTGTTACATTAAAAAAAATCGGTATAAATGTAACAATGGTGAAGCCTGATGTTACTGAAATGGCTAGTGCCATAACTCCACAAACTAAGTGCTTGTATATAGAATCAATTGGAAACCCAAAAATGGACATCCCTGATATTGAAGCTTTATCAAAACTGGCAGAAGAACATAATATACCGTTGATAGTTGATAATACCTTTGCTACTCCATATTTATGCCGCCCATTTGAGCATGGAGCACATATAATTGTTCATTCCGCAACTAAATTCTTAGGAGGTCATGGAACCTCAATTGCAGGGGTAATCGTAGATTCTGGTAAATTTCAATGGACTAAAGATAAATTTCCTGGACTAGTAGATCCTGATCCAAGTTACCATGGAGTTAGCTATACTGAAGTATGTGGACCCGCAGCCTATATAGTTAAAGCACGAGTTCAGTTATTGAGAGATATTGGCTGCAGTCTCAGTCCATTTAACTCTTTTCTACTATTACAAGGAATCGAGACCCTTCATCTTAGAATGGAAAGACATAGCGAAAATGCCCTTGCAATAGCGAGGCATTTGAGCACACATCCTAGTGTAAGTTGGGTAAACTATCCTGGTCTAGAGGCTCATCCAAATTATGACCATGCTCAAAAGTATCTTCCAAAGGGTTGTGGTGCACTTATGACATTTGGTATAAAAGGTGGCCTTAAGGAAGGTAAGAAATTCATTGATAGTTTAAAGCTGTTTTCATTGCTTGCTAATATAGGGGATGCTAAATCACTTGTTATCCATCCTGCTAGTACAACACATCAGCAATTAACACCTGAACAACGATTAGCTAGTGGTGTAAGTGATGATTTAATTAGGTTATCCATAGGAATAGAAGATATAGAAGATATAAGAAATGATCTTGATAATGCATTAGCAGATAGTCAAAAATAG
- a CDS encoding C4-dicarboxylate ABC transporter encodes MDEEQTTDVLAKYDREFAFRRLQGPIAWFCFLLAVGWSLFHLYTAYFGTLPGTLQRAPHVGAALVLIYLIYPAKRGSKSNTIPWYDYILALASFVVSAYHVVFYKELIWRAGLYTDFDMWIGLVAIVLIIEATRRLAGPVLISLAIFFLGYAYFGDYFPGFMQHQGLSIKRIAVFQWLGSEGILGIPIYVSSTFIFLFMLFATFLKKTGIGDWMTNVAIGLTGRATGGPAKAAVIASAVQGTISGSSVANTVGTGSVTIPLMKSIGYRKEFAGAVEATASTGGQLMPPIMGAAAFIMIEFLNVPYTSIVAAAAIPALLYFTGVFTTVHFEAVKTGLTGMPKERMPDVKQLLRKWFLALPIAAIIYLLVKGFTPTMAAFWGIVSCVVASMILKETRMTIRKIITALEEGARSALPVVAACATAGIIVGIITLSGLGLKLAGGIVSLAGGSLILTMVFTMLCSILLGMGVPTTANYIIQATVSAPALVMLGVEPIAAHLFVFYFGIVADITPPVALAAFAGSGIAGSDPLKTGVEAFKLGFAAYLVPYMFVLSPVLVLVRPEGVTTFLFVFLVVKAVVTAIIGMTAIGGSTTGYFMAKDLWYERIILFVGGVTLVNPELLTDIVGFILVATIWFLQKQRNKTQKPSISV; translated from the coding sequence TTGGATGAGGAACAAACTACGGATGTATTGGCCAAATACGACCGAGAGTTTGCCTTTCGTAGACTACAGGGTCCAATTGCCTGGTTTTGCTTTCTTTTAGCAGTTGGCTGGTCGCTGTTTCACCTATATACAGCTTATTTTGGAACCCTTCCTGGAACATTACAGCGAGCTCCTCATGTGGGAGCAGCATTAGTATTGATTTACCTCATTTATCCGGCAAAGAGAGGTTCTAAGAGTAATACGATACCATGGTATGATTATATTTTGGCATTAGCGAGTTTTGTAGTATCCGCTTACCATGTTGTATTCTATAAGGAACTCATTTGGCGGGCAGGTTTATATACTGATTTTGACATGTGGATTGGTCTTGTCGCCATTGTCTTAATTATTGAAGCTACTAGAAGGCTAGCAGGTCCTGTTCTTATATCTTTAGCCATCTTTTTCTTAGGTTACGCGTATTTTGGAGATTACTTCCCAGGATTTATGCAACACCAGGGATTATCAATTAAAAGAATAGCGGTGTTCCAGTGGCTAGGTTCTGAAGGTATCTTAGGTATTCCGATTTACGTATCTTCAACATTTATCTTTCTATTTATGTTATTTGCAACATTTTTAAAGAAGACAGGTATTGGAGACTGGATGACTAATGTTGCTATTGGACTTACTGGACGCGCTACAGGTGGTCCTGCAAAGGCTGCTGTTATAGCTAGTGCTGTTCAGGGTACTATTTCTGGAAGCTCTGTTGCAAACACAGTAGGTACAGGTTCTGTTACTATTCCTTTAATGAAAAGTATTGGTTACAGAAAAGAATTTGCTGGAGCAGTCGAAGCTACTGCATCAACTGGTGGACAGCTAATGCCTCCTATTATGGGTGCAGCAGCCTTTATAATGATTGAATTTTTAAATGTTCCGTATACCAGCATTGTTGCAGCTGCGGCGATACCTGCTTTATTGTACTTTACTGGAGTCTTTACGACTGTGCATTTTGAGGCTGTTAAAACTGGATTAACAGGTATGCCGAAGGAGAGGATGCCTGATGTTAAACAGTTATTAAGGAAGTGGTTTTTAGCTTTACCTATTGCAGCAATTATTTATTTACTAGTAAAAGGTTTTACGCCTACCATGGCTGCTTTTTGGGGTATTGTAAGTTGTGTAGTAGCATCAATGATTCTTAAAGAAACACGGATGACCATCCGGAAGATTATTACAGCTCTAGAAGAAGGTGCAAGATCTGCATTACCGGTAGTTGCAGCATGTGCCACCGCAGGTATTATTGTTGGCATAATTACCTTATCTGGTTTAGGTTTAAAGCTAGCTGGTGGTATCGTGAGTTTAGCAGGGGGCAGCCTTATTCTAACCATGGTCTTTACAATGCTTTGTTCTATCCTACTGGGTATGGGAGTACCAACTACTGCAAATTATATTATACAAGCTACTGTTTCTGCACCAGCACTAGTAATGTTAGGGGTAGAACCTATAGCTGCACATTTATTTGTATTCTATTTTGGTATTGTGGCTGACATAACCCCACCGGTAGCCTTAGCTGCTTTTGCAGGCTCAGGTATTGCTGGTTCTGATCCATTGAAAACTGGTGTTGAAGCATTTAAACTTGGATTTGCCGCCTATTTAGTACCATATATGTTTGTCTTATCTCCAGTTTTAGTTTTAGTAAGGCCAGAAGGTGTAACCACTTTTCTTTTTGTCTTTTTAGTTGTTAAAGCTGTAGTTACTGCAATAATCGGTATGACTGCAATTGGCGGATCAACTACTGGATATTTCATGGCTAAAGATCTATGGTATGAAAGGATAATTCTCTTTGTCGGTGGTGTGACTTTAGTTAATCCAGAATTGCTTACTGATATAGTTGGATTTATACTAGTTGCTACTATCTGGTTTTTACAAAAGCAGCGTAATAAAACTCAAAAGCCTAGTATCTCGGTATAG
- a CDS encoding aspartate kinase produces MSIMVQKFGGSSVADAERIKRVAKRVVETKRMGHKVVTVVSAMGDNTDHLISLAKQVSDSPSKREMDMLLATGEQVSIALLAMAIQAMGEPVISLTGPQAGITTDNIHCKARILDISSDRLHQELDQGRIVIVAGFQGATINDDITTLGRGGSDTTAAAIAAALEAEMCEIYTDVDGVYAADPRIVSNIKKLDYVSFDEMLELASLGAKVLEPRAVEFAKIYNVKLHVRSSFNNSKGTIVQEVSNMEMEKEIVVSGVAHDLNAVKMAVFGVPDIPGMACRIFKTLAEQSINVDMIVQSAKVNGVNDIAFTIEKEDMEKTKDILEKIAKKMNARGMGCTENIAKVSIVGAGMITHPGVAADMFEALAEANINLEMISTSEIKVSVIIDAKDCIKAVKTLVDKFNLQNEDVANVAG; encoded by the coding sequence ATGAGCATTATGGTTCAAAAATTCGGAGGTAGCTCAGTAGCTGATGCTGAAAGAATAAAGAGAGTAGCAAAAAGAGTTGTCGAGACGAAGAGAATGGGTCATAAGGTTGTTACCGTAGTTTCAGCAATGGGTGATAATACAGATCATTTAATTTCTCTGGCAAAACAAGTATCAGATTCTCCATCCAAAAGGGAAATGGATATGCTTTTAGCTACTGGTGAACAAGTTTCAATAGCTCTTTTAGCAATGGCTATTCAAGCAATGGGTGAACCTGTAATTTCATTAACAGGTCCACAAGCTGGAATTACAACAGATAATATCCACTGTAAGGCAAGAATTCTTGATATTAGTTCTGATAGGCTACATCAAGAGTTAGATCAAGGTAGAATAGTTATAGTAGCTGGTTTCCAAGGAGCAACTATAAATGATGATATAACCACCCTCGGCAGAGGTGGCTCTGATACAACTGCTGCTGCTATTGCTGCAGCTTTAGAAGCAGAAATGTGTGAAATATATACTGATGTTGATGGAGTCTATGCTGCAGATCCTAGGATCGTTTCTAACATTAAAAAATTAGACTACGTATCCTTTGATGAAATGTTAGAATTGGCTAGTCTTGGCGCAAAGGTCTTAGAACCAAGAGCTGTAGAGTTTGCTAAAATTTATAATGTTAAGCTTCATGTAAGATCAAGCTTTAATAATTCTAAAGGAACCATCGTTCAGGAGGTCAGCAATATGGAAATGGAAAAAGAAATTGTTGTTAGTGGTGTAGCCCATGATTTAAACGCAGTAAAGATGGCAGTATTTGGCGTTCCTGATATCCCTGGAATGGCCTGTAGAATATTTAAGACACTTGCTGAGCAATCTATAAACGTTGATATGATTGTGCAAAGTGCTAAAGTGAATGGTGTTAATGATATAGCATTTACTATAGAGAAAGAGGATATGGAAAAGACTAAAGATATTTTGGAAAAGATTGCTAAAAAAATGAATGCCAGGGGTATGGGTTGTACAGAGAACATTGCAAAGGTCAGCATTGTAGGAGCTGGAATGATTACCCACCCAGGTGTAGCAGCTGATATGTTTGAAGCCTTGGCAGAAGCCAATATTAACTTAGAAATGATTAGTACCTCTGAAATTAAGGTTTCTGTCATAATTGACGCTAAGGATTGCATTAAGGCTGTTAAAACTCTAGTTGACAAATTCAACCTACAAAATGAAGATGTCGCAAATGTAGCTGGTTAA
- a CDS encoding ribosome-associated GTPase EngA — protein MSKPVIAIVGRPNVGKSTLFNRITGGRVAIVDDMPGVTRDRMYRNGTWLSNHFTLIDTGGLEFEDEINTISKKVKLQVETAVDEADLIIFVVDGKIGLSPDDLTIATLLRKSGKPIILVVNKVDDFSNFQDYDFYKLGLGEPIGISAEHGKNIGDLLDQTMAALPHLSEEEFDEDIVKVAVIGKPNVGKSSLINKILGEDRVIVSNVPGTTRDAIDTYFEHEDQKFILIDTAGMRKKGKIHNPTERYSVIRSLRAIDRSDVALILIDSVEGVTEQDKKVAGYVHEAGKSSILVVNKWDLIEKDTKTMHEFDQKIRAELGFMQYAPTAYISALTGQRVMKLFELIRFVSEQANYRIPTPILNDFIRDIVAFTPPPTDKGNRLKILYVTQISVKPPSFRLFVNDPELFHFSYKRYVENQLRKTFGFEGNPIRLDISKRKET, from the coding sequence ATGTCAAAACCAGTAATAGCCATAGTTGGTAGGCCAAACGTTGGTAAATCAACTTTATTTAATAGAATAACTGGTGGTAGGGTAGCAATAGTAGATGATATGCCTGGTGTTACCAGAGACAGAATGTATAGAAATGGTACATGGCTTAGCAACCATTTCACGCTCATAGACACAGGTGGTCTAGAATTTGAAGATGAAATAAATACAATTAGTAAGAAGGTTAAATTGCAAGTAGAGACTGCTGTAGATGAGGCTGACTTAATAATTTTTGTTGTAGATGGTAAAATAGGGCTTTCTCCTGATGATTTAACCATTGCTACACTATTACGCAAATCAGGCAAACCAATAATTCTAGTTGTAAACAAGGTAGACGACTTCTCAAACTTTCAAGATTATGATTTTTATAAATTAGGGTTAGGGGAACCAATTGGTATTTCCGCTGAACATGGAAAAAATATAGGTGACTTGTTAGACCAAACTATGGCTGCACTTCCCCATTTATCTGAGGAAGAGTTTGATGAAGATATTGTTAAAGTAGCCGTTATAGGAAAGCCAAACGTTGGAAAATCTTCATTGATTAATAAGATATTAGGTGAAGATAGAGTTATAGTAAGCAATGTTCCTGGTACCACAAGGGACGCTATTGATACATATTTTGAACATGAAGACCAAAAATTCATTTTGATAGATACTGCAGGTATGAGAAAAAAGGGTAAAATTCACAATCCCACAGAGAGATATAGCGTTATACGCTCTTTAAGGGCTATTGACAGATCAGATGTGGCTTTAATCCTGATTGATTCTGTAGAAGGTGTTACTGAGCAAGATAAAAAAGTAGCTGGATATGTACATGAAGCTGGCAAAAGCTCTATCTTAGTTGTTAATAAATGGGATCTAATTGAAAAAGATACTAAGACCATGCATGAATTTGATCAAAAAATTCGTGCGGAGTTGGGTTTCATGCAGTATGCTCCTACAGCATACATATCCGCTCTTACTGGTCAAAGAGTTATGAAGTTATTTGAACTCATAAGATTTGTATCTGAACAGGCAAATTACCGAATACCAACACCTATCTTAAACGATTTTATAAGAGATATTGTAGCATTTACACCGCCACCTACTGACAAGGGAAATAGGTTGAAGATATTATATGTTACACAAATATCTGTCAAGCCTCCATCTTTTAGACTTTTTGTTAACGATCCTGAATTATTTCATTTCTCTTATAAAAGATATGTGGAAAACCAACTCAGGAAAACCTTTGGTTTTGAAGGCAATCCTATTCGCCTAGATATATCCAAAAGAAAAGAAACGTAA
- the gpsA gene encoding glycerol-3-phosphate dehydrogenase (catalyzes the NAD(P)H-dependent reduction of glycerol 3-phosphate to glycerone phosphate), giving the protein MINVAVLGSGSWGTALSLVLSDSKHNVTLWGREDEIANIYKDDRENKAYLPGVKLPNTIKFTSDIDKALARAELIVLSVPSQAVREVCCNIRPYIKGNPVIVNTAKGIEIKTLSRLSQVIKEELPLHSDNIAVLSGPSHAEEVGCRIPTAIVSASENKGIAEYVQDAFMTPYFRVYTNPDIIGVEMAGSLKNVIAVATGISDGLGFGDNSKAALITRGLSEIARLGSKMGGELLTFAGLSGVGDLVVTCTSMHSRNRRAGIQLGQGKPLEQILKDMGMVVEGIKTTKAAFDMAKLNQVEVPITEELYKILFEGLDPKLGVASLMERNKTHEVEEIVLNRKDW; this is encoded by the coding sequence ATGATTAATGTTGCAGTACTAGGATCTGGTAGTTGGGGAACAGCCCTTTCTTTAGTGCTTTCCGATAGCAAACATAATGTCACTCTATGGGGTAGAGAAGATGAAATTGCCAATATTTATAAAGATGACCGGGAAAATAAGGCTTATCTTCCGGGTGTAAAGCTTCCTAATACTATAAAATTTACTAGTGATATTGACAAAGCCTTGGCTAGGGCAGAGCTAATTGTTCTTTCTGTACCTTCGCAGGCAGTTAGAGAAGTCTGTTGCAACATACGACCTTACATTAAAGGAAATCCTGTTATTGTAAATACTGCAAAAGGTATAGAAATCAAAACACTTTCTAGATTATCACAGGTTATTAAGGAGGAACTTCCTTTACATAGTGATAATATTGCCGTCTTATCAGGGCCAAGTCATGCTGAAGAGGTAGGCTGTAGAATCCCCACGGCTATTGTATCAGCTTCTGAAAATAAAGGAATTGCTGAATATGTACAAGATGCTTTTATGACCCCTTATTTTAGGGTATATACTAATCCAGACATAATAGGAGTGGAAATGGCTGGTTCTTTAAAGAATGTTATTGCTGTAGCTACTGGTATTTCTGATGGTTTAGGCTTTGGAGATAATAGTAAAGCTGCTCTTATCACTAGAGGTCTTAGTGAAATTGCTAGATTGGGAAGTAAAATGGGTGGTGAACTTTTAACTTTTGCTGGTTTAAGTGGAGTAGGTGATCTGGTAGTTACCTGTACCAGTATGCATAGTCGTAATAGAAGAGCAGGAATACAACTTGGGCAAGGTAAGCCTTTAGAGCAAATTCTTAAGGACATGGGAATGGTTGTTGAAGGTATCAAAACTACTAAAGCTGCCTTTGACATGGCTAAGCTAAATCAGGTTGAAGTCCCTATTACTGAAGAGTTATACAAAATCTTGTTTGAGGGGCTTGACCCAAAACTGGGAGTGGCAAGCCTCATGGAGAGAAATAAGACCCACGAGGTTGAAGAAATAGTTTTAAACCGAAAAGATTGGTAA
- a CDS encoding homoserine dehydrogenase, with the protein MYMDTIKVGLLGLGTVGTGVAKVLQNNQDSITKKVGKPVELAKILVRNKDKQRNLSVPTEILTDNPEDLLADPEINIIVEVMGGIQPTKDYIIKALENGKHVVTANKDLLAIHGKELFAAAENKHNDLFFEASVAGGIPIIRPLKECLAGNRLEQVMGIINGTTNYILTKMTLEGSDFNEVLKEAQELGYAEEDPSSDIEGFDAARKIAILASVAFCTRVTFSDVFVEGITNITVEDIQYAKDLGYVIKLLGIAKSINGYVEVRVHPAFIPKNHPLATVNDAYNAIFVKGDAIGEAMFFGQGAGELPTASAIVGDIVAAARDIAYGVTGRISCTCFEDKPIIEIGKLRSEYYLRLKVADKPGVLASIASVFGNHDVSIASVLQKSMGNNGKAEIVLITHVVTENSVRDALQIIGGMSIVDTISNVIRVEGGNK; encoded by the coding sequence ATGTATATGGATACTATTAAAGTTGGACTACTAGGACTAGGAACTGTTGGAACTGGTGTTGCAAAGGTTTTACAAAACAATCAGGATAGTATAACTAAAAAGGTTGGAAAACCTGTTGAGTTGGCTAAAATTCTTGTAAGAAATAAAGATAAACAAAGAAATTTATCAGTACCTACTGAAATCTTAACTGATAATCCTGAAGACTTATTAGCTGATCCTGAAATCAATATCATAGTTGAGGTTATGGGTGGAATTCAACCTACAAAAGATTACATTATCAAGGCGTTAGAAAATGGTAAACATGTTGTAACAGCAAACAAGGATTTACTTGCTATTCATGGAAAAGAATTATTTGCCGCTGCTGAAAATAAACACAATGATCTGTTTTTTGAAGCAAGCGTTGCCGGCGGAATACCAATAATAAGACCTTTAAAAGAGTGCTTAGCTGGAAATAGACTAGAGCAGGTTATGGGAATTATTAATGGCACAACAAATTATATACTTACAAAAATGACATTAGAAGGTTCAGACTTTAATGAAGTACTTAAGGAAGCTCAAGAACTAGGATATGCAGAGGAAGATCCTAGTTCAGATATTGAAGGCTTTGATGCAGCAAGAAAGATAGCAATTCTTGCATCTGTTGCCTTTTGTACAAGAGTTACTTTTTCAGATGTCTTTGTGGAGGGCATTACTAATATTACGGTAGAAGATATTCAGTATGCCAAGGATTTAGGTTATGTTATAAAGCTTTTAGGAATTGCTAAAAGCATAAATGGTTACGTTGAAGTTAGAGTTCATCCAGCATTTATACCAAAAAATCATCCATTAGCTACTGTAAATGATGCATATAATGCCATTTTTGTTAAAGGTGACGCAATTGGTGAGGCAATGTTTTTTGGTCAGGGAGCCGGTGAACTGCCAACTGCAAGTGCTATAGTTGGAGATATTGTAGCTGCAGCTAGGGACATTGCATATGGTGTAACCGGCAGAATTTCCTGTACATGCTTTGAAGATAAACCTATAATTGAAATAGGTAAACTAAGAAGTGAATATTATCTTAGGCTTAAGGTTGCAGACAAACCTGGTGTCCTAGCAAGCATTGCTAGTGTTTTTGGAAACCATGATGTTAGTATAGCTTCAGTATTGCAAAAAAGTATGGGTAACAATGGTAAAGCAGAGATTGTATTAATCACTCATGTGGTAACCGAAAATAGTGTCAGGGATGCACTACAAATAATTGGTGGTATGTCTATAGTTGATACTATCTCAAATGTTATTCGTGTTGAAGGGGGAAACAAGTAA
- a CDS encoding ACT domain-containing protein, translated as MSKKDNSEQKFYLVRADILPEAILKTAEAKEIISKGKVDTVNQAVDKVGLSRSAFYKYRDGVFPLQDPLKGTIVSLSMLLDHKAGILSQVLNTVARANANILTINQNIPLQGVGHVTISVEIAQMAISLDKLLKNLSDLAGVVKVELVGQS; from the coding sequence ATGTCTAAGAAAGATAATAGTGAACAAAAGTTTTATCTTGTCAGGGCTGATATATTACCTGAAGCTATTTTAAAAACTGCTGAGGCTAAGGAGATAATTAGTAAGGGTAAAGTAGATACTGTCAATCAAGCTGTAGATAAAGTTGGCTTAAGTAGAAGTGCTTTTTATAAGTATAGAGATGGTGTTTTTCCACTTCAGGATCCACTTAAAGGCACAATAGTTAGCTTATCAATGCTTTTAGACCATAAAGCTGGTATTTTATCACAAGTATTAAATACCGTTGCCAGGGCAAATGCAAACATATTAACTATTAACCAAAACATACCTTTACAGGGTGTAGGACATGTAACCATATCAGTTGAAATAGCTCAAATGGCTATTTCACTAGATAAATTACTTAAAAATCTTAGTGACCTAGCTGGAGTGGTTAAGGTAGAGCTGGTTGGGCAGTCTTAA